A segment of the Curtobacterium sp. MCSS17_007 genome:
GGGGCGAGCGTGAAGACGGGAGCCGGTGGCAGGCCGAACGGTGGCACGGGGAAGGTCAGGTCGATGCTCATCGGAGGTAGTCCATCAGGGTCGGCTGCAGGACCTTCGCGGTGACGGCGAGGGCTGCCTGGTAGGTGGTCTGCTGCACCTGCAGGTCGAGGACGGCTCCCGCGAGGTCGAGGTCCTCGATGCCCGCGCGGCGGTTCTCGAGCGTGACGCTGGTGCTCTTCAGGGCGTCCTGCGCCGCGAGGGCGGCGGCGTGCCGCACGCCGACGTCCGCCTGGGCGGAACGGACCGTGTCGATCGCGGTGTCGAGGTCGCCGAGCTTCGGGTTCACGTTCACGCCGTCCTGCAGGTCCGCGACGATGTCGTCGATCACGGCGAAGGCCGAGGTGGCACCGGTCCCGAAGACCGCCGCCCCCGGTGTGTCGACGCGCAGCACCTGGTCATCACCGACACGGCGGGAGACCGCGGTGGTGGCGGTCGCGAACCCGGTGCCGGGCGCGTAGGCAGTGGTGTCCGTGGAGGACCCGGCGAACACCGAGCGGGTGCCGTACTTCGCGTTGGCGGTGGCCTCGAGGTCGGCCTTCAGCGCGCGGAACTGCGTGATGAAGGCGTCGCGGGCGGTGTCGTCCATCACGCCGGAGTTCGCGGCCTGCACCGTGAGGTCGCGCACCTTGCCGAGCACCGAGTAGGCACCGGCGAGGCTGCTGTCGGTGGTCGCGAGCCAGCCCACGGCGTCGTTCGCGTTGCGCGTGTACTGCGCGGTCGCGGCCTGCTCCTTCCGCACCTGCATGGACGAGCCGGTGCCGACGGGGTCGTCCGACGGCCTCGCGATCGCCTGCAGCGTCGTGGCGCGCTGCGTGGCCTCGGCGACGCGGGCGGCGTTCGCCTGCAGCCGCTCCGTCGCCGACGCGATCGACATCTGGGTGGTCACACGGGTGATCACGGTCAGCCCCTCCCGACGAGTCCGACGCGGTTGATGAGCGTGTCGAGCATCTCGTCGACCGCGGTGAGGACGCGCGCCGCGCCCTGGTAGGCATGCTGGTAGCTGAGCAGGTTGACGTTCTCCTCGTCGAGGTCGACGCCGGCGCCGGACTGCTGCTGCGTGCGAGCGCTGGTGAGCGCCAGCCCGGTGAGCGTGGACTCCGAGGCGGCCGTCCGGGAGGCGCTGCCCACCCCCGCCACGAACGTCGCCCAGGTGCTGTCGGCACCCCCGGCGGCCGTGCCGAGACGCGAGAGCGCATCGGCGAACGAGTCGTCGAGTTGGCCCGACGCGTTCCGCGTCGCGAGACCGCCGCCGTCGGTCGGGACGACCGACAGCGCCTGCGCGGCGCCGGTGCCGGCGCCGACCGAGAAGAACGGTGCGCCGGTCGTCCCCGAGGCCGTCGTGCCCTTCGCGTGCTCGGCGTTCACGGTCGCGGCGAGCCGGGTCGCGACCCGGTCGTACGCGGCCGATGCCTCCGCGAGGGGACCTCCGGTGCCGCCGGACGCCGGTGCGAGGAGCGACAGCGCGCCGCCGATCGACCCACCGTCGAGCGTGACCGTCGACTCGCTGCCGGACGTCCAGCGCAGGGTCACCGGCTGCCCGTCGGTCAGGCGCGTGCCGCCGTCGAGGGTGACGCTGCTTGCGGTGGTGCCCTGCACCAGGGGGTTGCCGCCGAGGAGCACGTCGACCGTGCCGTCGGTGTTGGCCCGGACGGTCCCGCCGGCGAGCCCGGCGATCTGCTGCGTCAGCTGGTCCCGCTGGTCGAGGAGCTCGTTGGCGCTGCCGCCCGACGCGAGGGTCGAGCGGATGCGGCCGTTCAGGTCGGCGACCTGGGCCGCCGCGTCGTTGAGCTGACCGACCTGCGTCGACGTGGTGGTGCGCACGGTCGACCACTGGTCGTCGACGGCCTCCGAGCCGCTGGCGAGCGTGCTCGCGACGATCGACGCAGCCGCGATGACGGACGACGCCGCACCGGGGTCGTCGGGGTGCGCCGCGAGGTCGCCCCACGACGACCAGAAGGCGTCGAGCTTCGCGGACAGGCCGTTCTTCCCGGGCTCCTGCAGGCCTGCCTCCAGGGTGGACAGCGCAGTCGCGCGGGTCTGCGCCCAGGACGAGGCGCCGGTCGCCGTGCGGAGGCCCGCGTCGAGCGTCAGGGAGCCGAGCCGGGCGATGCCGTCGACGGAGACGCCCTGGCCGGCGAGGGCCGCGGTGCCGCGCACGAAGCCGGTCTGGACGGCGGGCACGGAGGACTGCGTCACGCGTTGCCGGGTGTAGCCGGCCGTACCGGCGTTGGCGATGTTCTGCCCGGTCACGTCGATGCCGGCGCGGGCCGCGGCCAGCCCGGAGGCGGCGGTCGCGAGTGATCCGAAGGTGCTCACCACGGTGCTACAGGGTCCCCTCGAAGAGTCGTGCGCCGTCGGAGCCGGAGCCGGAACTCCCCGAGGCGTCGTAGGTGGCCGCGCCGGTGACACTCCCGGCGAGCGTCTCTTCGGTCGCCTGTGCGGCGGTGCGGAGGAACCGGTCGTTCTCGTCACGGAGCGCGCCGATCTGCGTCGTCAGCTCGACCATGGCCGTCAGGTGCGCGCCGAGGATCTCGCCCCACGGGCCGCTCGGGGCGGCGGCGACCACGTCGCGCAGCGGTGCGTCCGCGTCGACGCCCCACTCCTCGGCGACCGCGGCGCTCGAGGCGGCGCGCTCGAGACCGGTGCTGCGGAGTCGTTCGAGCACCTGCTCGACCTCGCGGCTGGCGTGGGACACCCAGCGGGAGCGCCCGGCGGCGAGCAGGAGCTGCTCCTCCTCGAGCTTGAAGGTGAGCAGTTCGAGCAGTTCGCGTTCGCGCCAGAGGACGGCGGACAGGTCGTTCACGCTCATGGCTCCTCCCGGTGGGGGTGTGGTCGGCGACGTTCGGGTCGTACCGGTCCGCCTTCCGGCGGACAGGAGCAGCTATCGGCCCCGAGCGGCGCGTCGTAAGCGGGCAGCGGCGGTGGGCGAGCGCAGATGACGGACGCTCGCGTCACCGGTCGACGGGGCCGTGCCTCCCGGTCGAGGGCCGTTGTCACCCTGAACGGGGGACAAGAACGCCCGTTCCTGTCCCCGTGTCCCCGGAAATGCCGACCGTGTGAGGGGGCCCGTCCCCCCGCACTGGGGACGTTCACAGCTCCACCAGGAGTGGTGTCAGCCGATACATTCGGAACGCACCGCGGGGGACGCCCCCGCACCGCGTCGCAGGGACGCGGGTGCACCGCTCGGACGGATCCGAGTGGTCTCTTCGACGAACGCACCGGTCTGCCGAGGGCCGGTGTCCGTCGCGCCCACGGACGGGTCAGTCAGCAGGTCGACCAGGGGATGCCAATGGACCGGAACGCACGCAACGCGATGATCGTGGAACACCTGCCGCTCGTCGGCTACATCGTCGCGGACGTCCGTGCCCGTGCCACCCACCTCGACCGCGACGACCTCGCCGCCGTCGGGTCGCTCGCGCTCGTCGCCGCGGCGGAGGCGTTCGACCCCGACCTCGGCGTGCCGTTCGGCGCGTACGCCCGCACCCGGATCACCGGCGCGATCGCCGATGACATGCGCTCCTCGGACTGGGCGTCGCGGGGGACCCGGAAGCGGATCCGCGAGATGCTCGCGACGCAGGAGGCGCTGTCCGCCCGACTCGGCCGCTCGGTGGGCGTGCAGGAGATCGCCGATGCGATGGGCGTCGACCGGCAGACCGCGGCGGACGCCATGGCCGACGCGGCCCGCACCGTTGCCCCGATCGACGAGACCGTGCACGACACGGTGGCCGCCGACCAGCCGCTCCCCGGTGAGGACCTGCTCGAGGCCGAGAAGCGCCGGTACCTGCGCGCCGCCGTCGCCGCGCTGCCCGAGCGGATGCGCTTCGTGGTCGAGAACGTCTACTTCGGCGACCGCTCCGTCACCGAGGTCGCTGCCGAGCTCGGCATCACGCACTCCGCCGTCTCGCAGCAGCGGTCCGAGGCCATGCGGCTGCTGCGTGACGGCCTCGCCGAGCACTACGGAGACGGCACCGCGGTCGAGCCGGTGTCCCGGACCACGGCTGCCCGCCGGTCCGCATACCTGGCGCGGGTCGCCGCGAACGCCGCCGCCGGTGTCGCGCGGGCGGTGCAGGACGCGTCCGCGCCGTCTGCCGTCGCTGCCGGCTAGATCTTCGGCGGGGAGGAAATTCCTCGCCGACACCTAACGACCTCGGCGGACCTGCCGAGAGTCACGGATGTCAGCCCATGGACGGGCAGGCACCACCACCCAAGGATTCACGGAGGAAACCACCATGGGTATGTCCATCAACACCAACCTCTCGGCACTCAACACGTACCGGAACCTCAACGCGACGCAGAACGACCTGTCGAAGTCCCTCGAGAAGCTCTCGACCGGTCTCCGCATCAACCGCGCCGCCGACGACGCTTCGGGCCTGACGATCTCCGAGGGGCTCAAGTCGCAGGTCGGTGGCCTCACGGTCGCCGCCCGCAACGCGCAGGACGGCATCTCCGTCGTGCAGACCGCTGAAGGTGGCCTCACCGAGACCCACTCGATCCTCCAGCGCATGCGCGACCTGGCCGTGCAGGCCGGCAACGACTCGAACAACGAGACGTCGCGTGACGCCATCAAGACCGAGGTCGGGCAGCTCCAGAAGGAGCTCGGCCGCATCGCCGACTCGACGAACTTCAACGGCATCAAGCTGCTCGACGGCAAGGCCGCGACGTCCGCGGCCGGCGCCGCGACCGCTGACGGCAAGCTGACCTTCCAGGTCGGCGCCAACGGTGACGACTCGAGCCAGATCGTCGTCGACCTCTCCGGGGCCGACATCAAGACGATGGCGACGCGCCTCGCGGTCGACGAGTCGGCCGCCGGTGCGAACGACGCAAAGCTGAAGTTCGGTTCGAACGCCGAGGCGAAGGCATCGATCGACGCCATCGACGCTGAGATCAAGAACGTGTCCGCCGCTCGTTCGAACATCGGTGCCGTCCAGAACCGCCTCGACCACGCCATCAACGTGACGAACGTGGCCAAGGAGAACCTGACCGCGGCGCAGTCCCGCATCACCGACGTCGACATGGCGCAGGAGATGGTCAAGTACACCCGTGACAACATCCTGAGCCAGGCCGGCACCTCGATGCTCGCGCAGGCGAACCAGAGCACGCAGGGCGTGCTCTCGCTCCTCCGCTAGCGCCACCGACGCCGTCGTCCGGAGGAGTTCGAGTCCTCCGGACGGCGGCGTCACCACACCCACGACCACCCCCGACGGCAGGGAGCCCCGCGATGTCGACGTCGTCCGTCTCGGGCAACAGTCTCGCGATCGACGGTCTGGTCAGCGGTCTCAAGACCTCGGACCTGATCAACTCGCTGATGACCATCGAGCAGGTCCCGCAGACCCTGCTCAAGAACAAGCTCACCGACACCAACTCGTTCGTCTCGTCGCTGCAGACGATCAACTCGCTGGTGCAGACCCTCGCGACGAAGGCCGGCGACGCTGCTGAGGCCACGTCGCTCGACGTCTACGGCGCCACCAGCTCGTCCACCGGCGTGACCGTGACCACCGACGCCACGGCCTCCGCCGGCTCGGTCAGCTTCCAGGTCGGCGCCACCGCGGCCGCGCACGTCGGCGTCACCGCGGCGATGCCGACGTGGGCGTCGGCAGCCGAGCCGCTCACCCTCGTCGGTGCAGACGGCAAGAAGACCACCGTCACGCCCGCCTCCGGCTCGCTCGACGACGCCGTGACCGCGATCAACAAGGCGGGCGCGGGGGTCACCGCGACGAAGGTCGCCGCCGGTACCGACACCGGCGGCACCAGGCTCTACCGCCTGCAGCTCAGCGCGACGAAGACCGGCGCCGCAGCGTCGTTCGAGCTCTACCGCGGCACGTCCGACGACGTGACCGCGGGGACCGCGACGAACGCCTTCACCCAGCCGGGCGCCGCGATCGTCACGCAGGGCCGGGACGCCAGCGTCACGCTGTGGGCGGGGACCGCCGCCGCGCAGACGGTCACGAGCGCCACGAACACGTTCGACGACCTGCTGCCCGGTCTCGACGTCACGGTCACGCAGACCACGACCGACCCCGTCACCGTCACGGTCGCCCAGGACACCACGAAGGCACAGGCCGTCGCCTCCGGGCTCGTCGACGCGCTCAACGCGATCACCTCGTACTACGCCACCAACACGGCGGTGACGAGCACCACGAGTCCGACCACCGGCACGACGTCGACGAAGGCCGGGGTGCTCACCGGTGACGGAACGACCCGCGACGCCGTGCAGCGCCTCACCACGACGATGTCGACGCCGGTGAACGGGAAGTCGCCGTCGTCGATCGGCATCGTCATCCAGAAGGACGGCACCTTCAGCTTCGACGCCGCGGTGTTCCAGAAGGCCCTGGCGGACGACCCGCAGGGCACGCAGGCGATGCTGTCCGGGGTCGCGACGAACGTCGGCGCCGCGGCGACCGCCGCGTCCGACAAGTACACCGGGTCGATCACGACCTCGATCACCGGGCAGCAGTCGGTCGCAAAGGACCTGACGACACAGATCGACAACTGGTCCGACCGGCTGACCGCACGGCGGGCGACGCTGCAGGCGCAGTACTCCGCCCTCGAGACCAGCCTCAGCAAGCTCCAGTCCCAGTCGGCATGGCTCTCGAGCCAGCTGGCATCGACGTCGAAGTGACGGGAACGACCATGAACGCCTTCGACCTGCAGTCCGCCGCCTTCCGCCAGGCAGCGCAGCCCCGCACGGTGACCGACCAGCGGCGCGCGCAGTACACGAACGAGGCCGTGCTGTCGGCGACACCCGCGCAGCTCGTCACGATGCTCTACGACCGGCTGCTCCTCGACCTGCACCGGGCCGAGGCCGCGCAGACGACGTCCGACTGGGAGGCTGCGCGCGAGCAGCTGCTGCACGCGCAGGCGATCGTCGGCGAGCTCTCGTCGACGCTCCGGATCGACGTGTGGGACGGCGGTGAGGGACTCCTCGCGATCTACAACTACGCGTCGACCTCCCTCATCACCGCGAACGTGCACCGCGACGTGCAGGCCACCCGCGACTGCATCCGGATCCTCGAGCCGCTGCGGCAGTCGTGGCACGAGGCCGCCGCGGCGCTGCCCGCGACCCGGGCCCCGGAGTCCGGGACCGGGGGAGCGCTCGGTGTCGCCTGACGAGGCCTGGGCAGCGACGCTCGATGCGCTCGAGCGCGACCTGACCGCGGACGCGCCCACCGCCTGGGCCCAGCCGAGCGGGCTGGGACCGGTGCCGCGCGCGCTGGTGGGTCGCGCCTCCCGACTGCTGGTCGCGCAGCGCGACCGGATGTCGACGCTCGAAACCGAGCGGCGGCAGACCCTGGAGCACCTCGCGGCGCTGCGGCAGGTCGCGGCGACGGACGAGCCGCGCGGCTCGGTCTACCTCGACGCCTCCGCCTGAGGCGCGACTGCTCGAGCGAGTACGGCGACAGATGCGTCGTCGCACGACAGCGACTTCGTCGCACCACAGCGGACCCCTGGACGAGCGACCCCCGCTCGCGGCCTGGCCCCGCCCCCCGTTCGGGGCGGGCCCTAACGTCCTCAGCGCCGCCGCCGACAGCGCCCCACGAGCACGGATCGCTCACCTGTTCGGCCATGGATCGGCCACCGCCAATCGGCGACGTCCGACGACGTCGCACACCGAGGGGACGGGCCACCCGTGTTCGATTCCGTGACGAGCGTCGCGCTGCAGAGCGCGCTCGACGGGCTGTCGCTGCGACAGCGCACCATCGCGAACAACATCGCGAACATCAACACGCCGAACTACCACGCCGAGAAGGTCCGCTTCGAGGACGCCCTCGCGGACTCGATCGTCCACGGCGACGGGCACGCGACGGCGACCACTGCTCGCAGCCTCGAGCCGACCAACACGATCGGCAACAACGTGAACCTCGACCAGGAGACCCTGTCGAACATCGACACGGTCCTGCGCTACCAGTTCGCTACCCAGGCGGTCGGCGGCGAGGCCACCAGCCTGCGCACGGCGATGCGGAGCTCCTCGTGACCACCTTCGACGCGATCGGGATCGCGAGCACCGGACTCACGGTGCACCGCAAGTGGCTCGACGCGATCTCGGACAACATCGCGAACGTCAACACCGTGAAGTCGATGGACGACACCGCGTTCCAGGCCCGCTACGTCGAGGTCCAGGAGGGTGCGGGCACGTCCGGCGCCTACGTCAAGGGCGCCGCGTTCGGCAGCGCCGCAGGCCGCGTGACCTACGACCCCGACAACCCGCTCGCGAACGCCGAGGGGTACGTCCGCATGCCGGACATCGACCTCGGCACGCAGATGGCGGACCTCATCATGGCCCAGCGCGGCTACCAGGCGAACGCCGCCGTGGTGGACCGCGCCAAGACCGCCTACGAGGCGGCACTGCAGATCGGGAAGAACTGATGCCCATCGACGCCCTGAACGGTGTGACCACCAACGCGATGACCCGCGCCTTCGGCGGGACGACCGACGTCACGCCCACCGCCGCCACCACCGGTGTGACCGGGACCGGCGCCACGGGTGCCACCGGCGACGGTTTCGCGAGCAGCCTGACGAACGCGGTCGACGGGCTCCAGCAGCTGCAGAGCACCTCGAAGACGCTCGCGCTCAAGGCCGTCACGGGCAACCTCGACGACATCCACGACGCCACCATCGCGTCCACCCGCGCTCAGGTCACCCTCGAGCTCGTCGCCGCCGTCCGCAACAAGGGCGTCGACGCGTTCAACGAGATCATGCGGATGCAGGCCTGATGCCCGCCGCGATGCAGGACACGTGGGCGCGGCTCGTTGCCTACGTGAAGGGGTTCTCCGCCGCACAGCGCACCATCGCGCTGATCGGTGTCGCCGCGCTCGTGCTCGGCGGGATCGCGCTCGCCAGCTGGCTCGGCAAGGCGACCTACGCGCCGCTCTTCACCGGACTGGCGGCCGCCGACGCGAGCTCGATCACCGACCAGCTGACGACCGACGGTGTGCCGTACCAGCTGACGGACGGCGGTGCGACGATCCTCGTGCCGCAGGACAAGGTGTACTCGGAGCGGCTCAAGGCGGCGTCGAACAACCTGCCGTCGTCGAACGAGGGCGGCTACTCGCTGCTCGACAAGATGGGTGTGACCAGCTCCGAGTTCCAGCAGGACGTCACCTACAAGCGTGCGATCGAGGGGGAACTCGCGAAGACCATCTCGTCGATGGACGGGGTGAAGGCCGCCACGGTGCAGCTCGCGATCCCGGAGAAGACCGTCTTCGTGTCCGAGGAGAAGGACCCGACCGCGTCGGTGTTCGTCGCGACCGAGAACGGCGCCCAGCTCACCACCGACCAGGTGCAGTCGATCGTGCACCTCACGAGCGCGGCGGTCGAGGGCATGCAGCCCACGGACGTCTCCGTCGTCGACCAGAAGGGCCAGACGCTCTCGACCGTCGGCACCGGCGCCACCGGCAGCGGCTCGGACCAGGCGGCCGACTACGACGCGACGACGCGCAAGAAGATCCAGGACCTGCTCGACACGACGCTCGGCCCGGGCAACGCCAGCGTGGTCGTCTCCGCGACGATGAACCAGCAGTCCGGCACCCGGACCTCCGAGAGCTTCGCGCAGCCCACGAGCGGCCCGGTGGCGCTCAACGAGTCCAGCTCGACCGAGGAGTACGGGTCCGGTTCCGGCGCGGGCACCGGCGCGACCGGCGTGCTCGGTCCGGACAACATCGCGGTGCCGAACGGCACGGCGAACGGCACCGCGGCGAACGGCGACGACGGGTACAAGAACGAGTCGGCGACGAAGAACAACGCCGTCGACAAGACCACCGAGACGACGCAGATCCCTGCGGGTGGAGTCGAGCGACAGACCATCTCGGTCGCCCTGAACTCGCGCGCGGAATCGGTGCAGAACGCGAACCTGCAGAGCATCAACGACCTGGTGTCCGCCGCCGCCGGCGCCGACAACACCCGCGGCGACCAGGTCCGCGTGGCGATGATGGACTTCGACGACTCCGCCGCGAAGGACGCCGCGAAGGCGCTCGAGGAGCAGCAGCAGGCCGACCAGCAGCAGGCCATGTGGTCCGCGATCCGCACGGCGGGCATCGTCGTCGCGGTCCTCGCCGCCGCGATCGTGCTCGCGATCGTCCTGGCCCGTCGTGCCCGCCGCCAGTCGCGCGAGGCGGTCGACGTCGGCGAGCTCGACGCCTTCGCCGGTGAGACCTTCGAACTGCCGCTCGGCGTGGACGACGACCTCGCAGGACTGCCGTCCGTCGACCCGCAGACGGTCGCGCTGCCGACCCTGCCGCACGACGACGCCCCGACCGAGGTGCTCACCACCGACGAGATCAGCGCCGAGCGTCGTCGTCAGGAGATCTCCGCGCTGGCGGAACGTGACCCGAAGCGCACGGCCGATCTCCTCCGCGGGCTCCTCGACGACCGGGCACCGGTGTGAGCGCGCTCGTCCCGGTCCCCGCGGGCGGCGGAGCGACCGAACGCGCCCTGACCGGTGCGCAGAAGGTCGCACTCATCCTCATGCAGATGGAGACCGAGCGCGCCGCCGAGGTGATGAAGCAGTTCACCGAGCTGGAGGCCGAGGAGATCTCCGCCGAGATCGTGCGGATGCGCCGGGTCGACGACAGCGTCGTGGACCGTACGATGAGCGAGTTCCACCGCATCACGCAGCGCGGTCGCGTGCAGAAGCGCGGCGGCAAGGACGCCGCGCTGGGCCTGCTCGAGGCGTCGTTCGGCTCGGAGCGGGCGGCCGGCGTGATGGACCGGCTCGCCTCGAACCTGGCCGGTCAGTCGTTCGACTTCCTCGACGACGCCGAGCCCGGCCAGGTCGTCAGCCTGCTCGAGGGGGAGCTGCCGCAGACGATCGCGCTCGTGCTCGCGCACCTCGGGCCCGGCCAGGCGAGTGCCGTGCTCGCCGGGGTCGACGAGCGCGTGCGCACCGACGTGGCGCAGGCGTTCGCCACGATGGGCACCGCCACCCCGGAGGCCGTGGGCATCGTCGCCGCCGTGCTCCGCCAGCGCGCCGGCGCCGTGGTGTCCCCGCGCGAGAGCGTCGAGGTCGTCGGTGGCATCGCACCCCTGGTCGAGATCATCAACCGCTCCGACGTGGCCACCGAGAAGGCCGTGCTCGACGGACTCGAGGCGCGCGACCCGGAGCTCGCCGAGGACATCCGATCGCGCATGCTCACCTTCGAGGACATCGTCAAGCTCGAGGCACGGGACATCCAGCAGGTGCTCCGGGGCATCGACTCGAAGCTCCTCGCGACCGCCATGAAGGGTGCCCCGGGAGCCGTCGTCGAGACCATCCGCGCGAACGTCTCGGAACGCAACCGCGAGGTCCTCGACGACGAGCTGCAGGCCATGGGGCCGGTGCGCGTCTCGCAGGTCGAGGAAGCACGCGCCGAGGTCGTCCGGTCCGTCCGTGAGCTCGAGGCCCAGGGCACGATCACCGTCCACCGGACCGAGGAGGACGAGCTCGTTGACTGACCCCGTCGTCCAGCGCGTCGCGTTCCCGGTGCTCGGCAGCGCGACCACGCGCGACCGCGCGGCCGCCGCCGACGTCCGCGGGCACGCCGCCGGGTACGCGGCAGGGCTGCGCGCGGCACAGGTCGACACGGACGCGCTCCGTGCCCGGCTCGACGCCGAGCACGCCGCCCGGCTCGCGTCCCTGCAGGCGGACACGGCGCGTCGGGTGCAGGTGCTCGACGCCGCCACCAACGCACTGCTGTCGCAACTCGTCCCGGTCCTGCGCGACGCCGAGGAGTCGCTGGTCGCTGCGGCCCTCGAACTCGCGGAAGCGGTCGTCCGCCACACGGTCCGGACGGCCAGGGTGGACGAGACCGCAGCGGCCACCGGCGCCGACGGCCGGGAGGCGCGACCCGCCTCCGGCGCCGAGGCCACCGTCCGACGCGCACTCGCCTCGCTCGACCCGACCGTCGCGTTGGCGGTCCGGGTCAGCCCCGCGGACGCCGCACGCGTCGCGGACCTCGACCTCGCGGTCCCGATCGTCGCCGACCCGTCGCTGCGCGACGGCGACGCGGTGGTCGACCTGCCCGACGGACTGCTCGACGCCCGCCTCGACACCGCGCTCGACCGCGCACGCACCGCACTCGGGGTGGTCCGGTGACCGCGACGCTCCTCCGTCCGCGCATGCTCGACGACGCGATCGCACAGGCCGCACCGCAGCGCGTCGGGGTCGTGACGAGCGCGGTCGGCCTCGGCCTGACCGTCGCCGGCCTCGACGCCCGCATCGGTGATGTCGTCACGGTCGGCGCGGAGGGCGGCCCGCAGACCGCCGTCGAGGTCGTCGCCACCGACGCCACCGGTGTCCGGTGCATGCCGCTCGGGCGTCTCGTCGCCGTGACGGCGGGCACACCCGCGCGTCCGACGGGGCGGCCCGTGCTCGTACCGACCGGCGCCGGGCTGTTCGGGCGCGTGCTCGACGGCCTCGGCCGGCCGATCGACGACCGCGGACCGCTCGACACCGACGGGTGGGTGCCGCTCGACCACCCCACGCCGAACGCGATGGCCCGGACCCGCATCGACGCCCCCCTGCAGCTCGGGGTGCGGGTGCTCGACACCCTGACCACGGTCGGCCGCGGGCAGCGCATGGGCCTGTTCGCCGGCTCCGGTGTCGGCAAGTCGTCGCTGCTGTCGATGATCGCCCGCGGCAGCGACGCCGCGGTCAACGTCATCGCCCTGGTGGGGGAGCGCGGCCGCGAGGTCCGGGAGTTCCTCGAGGACGACCTCGGTCCCGAGGGCCTCGCCCGCTC
Coding sequences within it:
- a CDS encoding flagellin, which encodes MITRVTTQMSIASATERLQANAARVAEATQRATTLQAIARPSDDPVGTGSSMQVRKEQAATAQYTRNANDAVGWLATTDSSLAGAYSVLGKVRDLTVQAANSGVMDDTARDAFITQFRALKADLEATANAKYGTRSVFAGSSTDTTAYAPGTGFATATTAVSRRVGDDQVLRVDTPGAAVFGTGATSAFAVIDDIVADLQDGVNVNPKLGDLDTAIDTVRSAQADVGVRHAAALAAQDALKSTSVTLENRRAGIEDLDLAGAVLDLQVQQTTYQAALAVTAKVLQPTLMDYLR
- the flgK gene encoding flagellar hook-associated protein FlgK — protein: MSTFGSLATAASGLAAARAGIDVTGQNIANAGTAGYTRQRVTQSSVPAVQTGFVRGTAALAGQGVSVDGIARLGSLTLDAGLRTATGASSWAQTRATALSTLEAGLQEPGKNGLSAKLDAFWSSWGDLAAHPDDPGAASSVIAAASIVASTLASGSEAVDDQWSTVRTTTSTQVGQLNDAAAQVADLNGRIRSTLASGGSANELLDQRDQLTQQIAGLAGGTVRANTDGTVDVLLGGNPLVQGTTASSVTLDGGTRLTDGQPVTLRWTSGSESTVTLDGGSIGGALSLLAPASGGTGGPLAEASAAYDRVATRLAATVNAEHAKGTTASGTTGAPFFSVGAGTGAAQALSVVPTDGGGLATRNASGQLDDSFADALSRLGTAAGGADSTWATFVAGVGSASRTAASESTLTGLALTSARTQQQSGAGVDLDEENVNLLSYQHAYQGAARVLTAVDEMLDTLINRVGLVGRG
- the flgN gene encoding flagellar export chaperone FlgN, with translation MSVNDLSAVLWRERELLELLTFKLEEEQLLLAAGRSRWVSHASREVEQVLERLRSTGLERAASSAAVAEEWGVDADAPLRDVVAAAPSGPWGEILGAHLTAMVELTTQIGALRDENDRFLRTAAQATEETLAGSVTGAATYDASGSSGSGSDGARLFEGTL
- a CDS encoding sigma-70 family RNA polymerase sigma factor, producing MDRNARNAMIVEHLPLVGYIVADVRARATHLDRDDLAAVGSLALVAAAEAFDPDLGVPFGAYARTRITGAIADDMRSSDWASRGTRKRIREMLATQEALSARLGRSVGVQEIADAMGVDRQTAADAMADAARTVAPIDETVHDTVAADQPLPGEDLLEAEKRRYLRAAVAALPERMRFVVENVYFGDRSVTEVAAELGITHSAVSQQRSEAMRLLRDGLAEHYGDGTAVEPVSRTTAARRSAYLARVAANAAAGVARAVQDASAPSAVAAG
- a CDS encoding flagellin; translation: MGMSINTNLSALNTYRNLNATQNDLSKSLEKLSTGLRINRAADDASGLTISEGLKSQVGGLTVAARNAQDGISVVQTAEGGLTETHSILQRMRDLAVQAGNDSNNETSRDAIKTEVGQLQKELGRIADSTNFNGIKLLDGKAATSAAGAATADGKLTFQVGANGDDSSQIVVDLSGADIKTMATRLAVDESAAGANDAKLKFGSNAEAKASIDAIDAEIKNVSAARSNIGAVQNRLDHAINVTNVAKENLTAAQSRITDVDMAQEMVKYTRDNILSQAGTSMLAQANQSTQGVLSLLR
- the fliD gene encoding flagellar filament capping protein FliD gives rise to the protein MSTSSVSGNSLAIDGLVSGLKTSDLINSLMTIEQVPQTLLKNKLTDTNSFVSSLQTINSLVQTLATKAGDAAEATSLDVYGATSSSTGVTVTTDATASAGSVSFQVGATAAAHVGVTAAMPTWASAAEPLTLVGADGKKTTVTPASGSLDDAVTAINKAGAGVTATKVAAGTDTGGTRLYRLQLSATKTGAAASFELYRGTSDDVTAGTATNAFTQPGAAIVTQGRDASVTLWAGTAAAQTVTSATNTFDDLLPGLDVTVTQTTTDPVTVTVAQDTTKAQAVASGLVDALNAITSYYATNTAVTSTTSPTTGTTSTKAGVLTGDGTTRDAVQRLTTTMSTPVNGKSPSSIGIVIQKDGTFSFDAAVFQKALADDPQGTQAMLSGVATNVGAAATAASDKYTGSITTSITGQQSVAKDLTTQIDNWSDRLTARRATLQAQYSALETSLSKLQSQSAWLSSQLASTSK
- the fliS gene encoding flagellar export chaperone FliS, producing MNAFDLQSAAFRQAAQPRTVTDQRRAQYTNEAVLSATPAQLVTMLYDRLLLDLHRAEAAQTTSDWEAAREQLLHAQAIVGELSSTLRIDVWDGGEGLLAIYNYASTSLITANVHRDVQATRDCIRILEPLRQSWHEAAAALPATRAPESGTGGALGVA
- a CDS encoding flagellar basal body protein encodes the protein MFDSVTSVALQSALDGLSLRQRTIANNIANINTPNYHAEKVRFEDALADSIVHGDGHATATTARSLEPTNTIGNNVNLDQETLSNIDTVLRYQFATQAVGGEATSLRTAMRSSS
- a CDS encoding flagellar basal body rod C-terminal domain-containing protein; this translates as MTTFDAIGIASTGLTVHRKWLDAISDNIANVNTVKSMDDTAFQARYVEVQEGAGTSGAYVKGAAFGSAAGRVTYDPDNPLANAEGYVRMPDIDLGTQMADLIMAQRGYQANAAVVDRAKTAYEAALQIGKN
- the fliE gene encoding flagellar hook-basal body complex protein FliE; amino-acid sequence: MPIDALNGVTTNAMTRAFGGTTDVTPTAATTGVTGTGATGATGDGFASSLTNAVDGLQQLQSTSKTLALKAVTGNLDDIHDATIASTRAQVTLELVAAVRNKGVDAFNEIMRMQA